The following are encoded in a window of Fulvia fulva chromosome 7, complete sequence genomic DNA:
- a CDS encoding N amino acid transport system protein, with the protein MLGSSRSDVHPLRTMSKSEDYTYNAYDASGQDSPRGNGDYDSRDVFGHEEHHDIKYKTLSWQIVSVLMIAEIVSNGMLSLPSSLAVVGMAPGLVLIIFLGIFAAYTSVLLVRFKLRHPEVHNMGDAGKIMFGVVGREVFSFGTIAFAFLLAGGQMLSGQIALSNLSSNGLCNVSFTGIFAAATFLCALPRTFDGLGWISIPSVLSITIAGIVGMVGAGTHPVEGRSVVAARSSDFYTAFFSITNPVFAYCGHFMFFALMSEMKRPQDAVKAAYTLQGFATTYYAIFAGVTYGFIGSAVLSPSFSSLETAWAKAAYGIALPNLLIAGALYVHTASKIIFVRFFRHSRHLHDHTVLGWVVWVSLVAIFSAIAFVFAVGVPIFNYLIGITASLFAAWFTYGIAGMFWLHDAYHDGEGIRSWRKRWGGTLMAVLTIVVGLFICVAGLYVTIRAIVDAYANGTITAPFSCGTS; encoded by the exons ATGCTGGGCTCGTCGAGAAGCGACGTGCATCCACTCCGGACCATGTCGAAATCCGAAGACTACACGTACAACGCCTACGACGCCTCGGGCCAGGACTCACCACGCGGCAATGGCGATTATGACAGCCGCGACGTTTTCGGCCACGAGGAGCACCACGACATCAAGTACAAAACGCTCTCATGGCAGATTGTGAGCGTGTTGATGATTGCGGAGATTGTGTCGAATGGGATGCTCTCGCTGCCTTCGTCGCTGGCGGTCGTCGGGATGGCCCCGGGTCTCGTTTTGATTATCTTTCTGGGAATCTTTGCGGCGTATACCTCGGTTCTGCTGGTGCGGTTCAAGCTGCGACATCCGGAGGTGCACAATATGGGCGATGCGGGAAAGATTATGTTTGGAGTTGTTGGGCGCGAGGTTTTTTCCTTTGGAACGATCGCGTTTGCGTTTCTTCTCGCGGGCGGACAGATGCTTTCGGGGCAGATTGCGCTGTCGAATTTGAGCAGTAATGGACTCTGCAATGTATCGTTCACGGGGATCTTTGCCGCTGCCACGTTCCTGTGCGCCTTGCCGCGAACGTTCGATGGACTTGGGTGGATTTCTATTCCCAGTGTGCTCAGCATTACGATTGCTGGAATCGTTGGCATGGTTGGTGCTGGCACTCATCCAGTGGAAGGCCGGTCTGTGGTTGCGGCACGCTCCAGCGATTTCTACACGGCGTTCTTCTCGATCACGAACCCGGTCTTTGCATACTGCGGTCACTTCAT GTTCTTCGCACTCATGTCTGAGATGAAGAGGCCTCAAGATGC CGTGAAGGCTGCATACACTCTGCAAGGCTTTGCCACCACATACTACGCCATCTTCGCCGGTGTCACCTACGGCTTCATCGGCAGCGCAGTCCTCTCGCCATCCTTTTCGTCTCTCGAGACTGCATGGGCGAAGGCGGCCTACGGTATCGCTCTTCCAAATCTGCTCATCGCAGGCGCACTCTACGTGCATACCGCCAGCAAGATCATCTTCGTTCGATTCTTCCGACATTCTCGCCACCTTCACGACCACACAGTCCTGGGCTGGGTTGTTTGGGTTTCGCTAGTTGCAATCTTCAGCGCCATTGCCTTCGTGTTCGCAGTGGGAGTACCTATCTTCAACTACTTGATTGGTATCACTGCATCCCTGTTTGCGGCATGGTTCACCTATGGAAT TGCTGGTATGTTCTGGCTGCATGACGCTTACCATGATGGAGAGGGCATCAGGAGCTGGCGAAAGAGATGGGGCGGCACCTTGATGGCAGTCCTGACCATTGTCGTCGGTTTGTTCATTTGCGTTGCCGGTCTGTATGTGACGATTCGTGCTATCGTGGACGCATACGCCAATGGCACGATCACGGCGCCTTTCAGCTGCGGAACTTCTTAG
- a CDS encoding Nitroalkane oxidase — protein sequence MIDFILSPTQQQMRKEAAGFADQVLKGAHAVYSKHASQSERFRSTRQFYRMATAGGMIKGQIPTALGGANESLVDAAVTLEELFAADTSVTLTVAATGLGLTPLIMSGHERLQKEYLKPFLTGEGEPLASLVHSEPGGTANWLETGGKGLRTTARKEGDEWIVEGEKLWTTNSGGWDGKGADLQCVVCRKIVEGQTNGDDKDVEPRSSVIILLVTRDIIAQNHPSAYTILDEPELMGFPAHSGPHSRYSGLRVPVDNVLAEGEAAASLIEMSFTASAALVGAFSVSIMRAAFDAALAFAKSDSRGGSVPIIERQSVADLLIDIKMRVDASRLLTWKALHSLENGPGDVKSRQELCYEAKIFASDNCVRSVTDAMSAVGMTSYRKDQPFTRLLSDASCLPLFDGGNMGVRRRQLERIFQSEDYNSLGGL from the exons ATGATCGACTTCATCCTCTCCCCAACGCAACAGCAAATGCGCAAAGAAGCGGCCGGCTTCGCAGACCAAGTCCTCAAGGGTGCTCACGCCGTCTACTCCAAACATGCCTCCCAATCCGAGCGCTTCAGATCTACTCGCCAGTTCTACCGCATGGCCACAGCTGGCGGTATGATCAAAGGACAGATTCCCACGGCTTTAGGTGGTGCGAACGAGTCGCTTGTAGATGCTGCAGTAACTTTGGAGGAGCTCTTCGCAGCGGACACGAGTGTGACGCTGACTGTAGCTGCGACCGGACTGGGTTTGACGCCGCTGATCATGAGTGGACATGAGAGGTTGCAGAAGGAGTATCTGAAGCCGTTCTTGACTGGTGAAGGAGAGCCTTTGGCTAGTCTTGTGCATTCTGAGCCGGGTGGTACGGCAAATTGGTTGGAGACGGGTGGCAAGGGGTTGAGGACTACGGCAAGGAAGGAGGGAGATGAGTGGATTGTGGAAGGGGAGAAG TTATGGACAACCAACAGTGGCGGCTGGGATGGCAAAGGCGCAGACCTACAGTGCGTTGTCTGCCGCAAGATCGTTGAAGGCCAAACCAACGGCGACGACAAGGACGTCGAACCCCGATCATCAGTGATCATCCTGCTGGTCACCCGCGATATTATCGCACAGAACCACCCCTCCGCTTACACGATCCTCGATGAACCAGAGTTGATGGGCTTCCCAGCTCACTCAGGACCACACAGCAGATACTCGGGTCTGCGTGTCCCAGTCGACAACGTCCTAGCCGAAGGCGAAGCAGCCGCATCTCTAATCGAAATGTCCTTCACAGCCTCTGCTGCTTTAGTCGGCGCATTCTCCGTGAGCATCATGCGTGCAGCTTTCGACGCTGCTCTTGCTTTTGCGAAGTCAGACAGTCGCGGTGGGAGCGTGCCGATCATCGAGAGGCAGAGTGTTGCGGACTTGCTGATCGATATCAAGATGCGAGTCGATGCTTCGAGGTTGTTAACCTGGAAGGCGTTGCATTCGCTGGAGAATGGGCCGGGAGATGTGAAGTCGAGGCAGGAGCTGTGCTACGAGGCGAAGATCTTTGCTTCGGATAATTGTGTGAGGAGTGTGACGGATGCTATGAGTGCTGTTGGGAT GACCTCATATCGCAAAGACCAGCCATTTACACGGCTTCTGAGCGATGCATCCTGCCTGCCCTTGTTCGACGGAGGCAATATGGGAGTCAGGAGGCGCCAGCTTGAGAGGATTTTCCAAAGTGAAGACTACAATTCCTTGGGTGGCCTTTGA
- a CDS encoding putative glucan endo-1,3-beta-glucosidase eglC has product MHFTLSLLALAGAATAQIRGFNYGALYADNRARMLSDWEADFRAAQELPGVGAFTSARLFTMVQGYSQSDIISALPAAVATNTSLLLGLWCSGGDAAFQNEITALRAAVQQYGEQLQGKILGISIGSEDLYRISPTGIENESGPGAGPQQLVNYVSQAREAIQGTAWADVPIGHVDTWTAYVNASNNPLIEALDFLGVDAYPYFETVNENSIENAEGLFFDAYDATVGASMGKPVWVTETGWPVTGPRSGAATSGTENAEKYWKAVACKLLGKTNTFWYQLNDGADQEVSFKVIPADRRAPLYDLSCEGADTTQPTASASGSRSATQAAATATGSSATSGGAAAGTPNDDAQNAAQSGASSGSGSSSSGSGSSSSGSGSSSSGSSFSSSGSGSSSSGSSSGSSSSGQQGTSSGSGSSYQPAAGNNATQGNTTYTGPSYTGSNPSSYTGGASAMVGSAASAMVLAAAAAVAFL; this is encoded by the exons ATGCATTTCACACTCTCTCTTCTAGCCCTTGCTGGCGCGGCTACGGCCCAGATCCGTGGCTTCAACTATGGCGCTTTGTACGCCGACAACAGAGCCCGTATGTTGTCAGACTGGGAGGCAGACTTCAGGGCTGCGCAAGAGCTGCCGGGAGTTGGTGCTTTCACATCGGCTCGTCTTTTCACGATGGTCCAGGGATACTCGCAGAGCGACATTATCTCTGCTCTGCCAGCCGCGGTCGCCACAAACACATCGCTGTTGTTGGGTCTGTGGTGCAGCGGTGGTGACGCGGCTTTCCAGAACGAGATCACGGCCCTGCGTGCTGCGGTTCAGCAGTACGGAGAGCAGCTCCAGGGCAAGATCCTTGGTATTTCCATTGGATCTGAGGATCTTTACCGCATCTCGCCCACTGGTATCGAGAACGAGAGCGGTCCAGGTGCTGGACCACAGCAGCTTGTGAACTACGTTTCGCAGGCTCGCGAGGCTATCCAGGGTACCGCTTGGGCTGATGTT CCAATCGGCCACGTCGATACCTGGACTGCGTACGTCAACGCCTCCAACAACCCACTCATCGAAGCTCTCGATTTCCTGGGCGTCGACGCATACCCATACTTCGAGACCGTCAACGAGAACAGCATCGAGAACGCTGAAGGCCTCTTCTTCGACGCATACGACGCCACTGTCGGCGCCTCGATGGGCAAGCCGGTTTGGGTGACAGAAACGGGTTGGCCAGTGACTGGCCCACGGTCCGGCGCTGCCACTTCTGGAACTGAGAACGCCGAGAAATACTGGAAGGCTGTCGCATGCAAGCTCTTGGGCAAGACCAACACTTTCTGGTACCAGCTCAACGACGGAGCTGATCAAGAGGTTTCGTTCAAGGTCATCCCCGCCGATCGCCGTGCTCCTCTTTACGATCTCAGCTGCGAGGGCGCCGATACCACCCAGCCAACTGCCTCAGCTTCTGGCTCGCGCTCTGCTACTCAGGCCGCCGCTACCGCCACAGGTTCTTCCGCCACTTCGGGCGGTGCTGCCGCGGGTACTCCAAACGACGACGCCCAGAACGCCGCTCAGTCAGGTGCTAGCAGCGGATCTGGCTCCAGCAGCAGCGGATCTGGCTCCAGCAGCAGCGGATCTGGCTCCAGCAGCAGCGGATCGAGCTTCAGCAGCAGCGGATCTGGCTCCAGCAGCAGCGGGTCGAGCTCTGGCTCATCCAGCTCTGGCCAGCAAGGCACTTCATCCGGCTCTGGCTCATCATACCAGCCAGCAGCTGGCAACAACGCCACTCAAGGCAACACCACTTACACTGGACCATCGTACACTGGAAGCAACCCATCTTCGTACACTGGTGGCGCTTCTGCCATGGTTGGTAGTGCCGCCTCCGCTATGGTGCTCGCAGCTGCTGCGGCCGTTGCTTTCTTGTAG
- a CDS encoding L-amino acid amidase, protein MSYNIPDENTPKPPGQVRPYPKETSTGSVEFTVPKTGEKGTTIYRIWGKLSPDVTPLICLHGGPGMLHHYIRPISLIASDYNIPVIMYDQLGCGDNTHLPHHKHDTSFFTFALHIAELENLKQHLGITTFYLLGQSCGGMEAIEYAIDHRPKGLKKLIISNSPAAMPTWSKVCNGLRGNLPQDVQDALDTHEAAGTTDSKPYQDATLAFYRRHLCRVHPFPADLEASLAGIADDNTVYATMNGPSEFTVVGTVKDWDYVGKLGTIDEDLVPGGVLLINGKYDEAQDEVVWPFFKGIRARCKWVTFALSSHTPFLEETESYVKTLGEFLMAE, encoded by the exons ATGTCTTACAACATCCCAGACGAGAACACTCCCAAGCCTCCTGGTCAGGTTCGACCATATCCAAAAGAAACCTCGACAGGCTCAGTCGAATTCACAGTCCCCAAGACTGGCGAGAAGGGAACAACAATCTACAGAATATGGGGCAAACTATCCCCCGATGTGACTCCCTTGATCTGTCTCCACGGCGGACCAGGAATGCTGCACC ACTACATCCGCCCCATCTCCCTAATCGCCAGCGATTACAACATCCCCGTAATAATGTACGACCAACTCGGCTGCGGCGACAACACCCACCTCCCCCACCACAAACACGACACCAGCTTCTTCACCTTCGCCCTGCACATCGCGGAGCTTGAAAACCTCAAACAACACCTCGGAATAACCACCTTCTACCTCCTCGGCCAATCCTGCGGCGGCATGGAAGCAATCGAATACGCCATCGACCACCGCCCAAAAGGCCTCAAAAAACTCATCATCTCCAACTCCCCCGCGGCAATGCCAACCTGGAGCAAAGTCTGCAACGGCCTCCGCGGCAACCTACCACAAGACGTCCAAGACGCCCTAGACACACACGAAGCCGCCGGCACAACCGACTCCAAACCCTACCAAGACGCCACCCTCGCCTTCTACCGCCGCCACCTCTGCCGCGTGCACCCTTTCCCCGCCGACCTCGAAGCCTCCCTCGCCGGCATCGCAGACGACAACACCGTCTACGCCACCATGAACGGACCGTCTGAGTTTACTGTGGTGGGCACTGTGAAGGATTGGGATTATGTTGGGAAGTTGGGGACGATTGATGAGGATCTCGTGCCTGGCGGGGTGTTGTTGATTAATGGGAAATATGATGAGGCGCAGGATGAGGTTGTGTGGCCGTTTTTTAAGGGGATTCGGGCGAGGTGTAAGTGGGTTACGTTTGCGTTGAGTAGCCATACGCCGTTTTTGGAGGAGACGGAGAGTTATGTGAAGACGCTGGGGGAGTTTTTGATGGCGGAATAA
- a CDS encoding putative importin: MDAAALRSRIQATLDANAEIRKQAEGELKAAEDSSGFLNGLLSVLEQEQDASVRLSTAVYFKNRVNKGWSKVEDSQTTSPIISEEEKTVVRRRLVPIIASAAPNIRPQLIVALQKILHCDFPKQWPDFVSITHQLLHSQEIPSIFAGLQCLLAICRTYRFKLGDSRQDFDKIVEMTFPQLLNIGNQLVDETSLEAGEMLRTVLKAYKHAIYFELPMQLRSHQSMVDWCTLFLKIVAKAPPENSMMEDHDERELNHWWKCKKWSYVNLNRLFVRYGNPASLQKGNGEDYTAVAKSFIANFAPEILKGYLAQIELWVQKSVWLSKPCLSYTLGFMDECVKPKAMWDHLKPHMPVLIEHLLFPVLCQTDEDLEQFEEEPAEYLHRKLNFYEEVSAPDVAATNFLVTLTKARRKQTFEVLTFINNIVNRYEAAADDQKNPREKEGALRMIGTLANVILGKKSPIADQVEYFFVRHVFPEFRSPHGFLRARACDTLEKFESLDFKDPSNLTIIYRNILESMADPALPVRVEAALALQPLIRHDPIRQMMQQNIPQIMQQLLKLANEVDVDALANVMEDFVEVFAAELTPFAVALSEQLRDTYVRIVRELIERHSSKEGDDGYGDFLDDKSITALGVLQTIGTLILTLESTPDVLAHLETILMPVITITLEHKLYDLYNEVFEIIDSCTFAAKIISPTMWQAFELIHRTFKSGAELYLEDMLPALENFVNYGWKTLLENRAYLDAIVDMVRTIFKDEKVGGVDRICGCKLAEILMLNLKDGIDNYVPEFISLAMTVLTNDELKVKSYRIHLMEMVINSIYYNPRLALGVLEANNWTNKFFSLWFSSIDGFTRVHDKKLSIGAITALLTLRTEEVPQSVQQGWPRLLQGIVRLFQTLPAAMKNREEAQREEDFGLGGDYDDDEEEEDEWEGEDWEAEENEETTDIKDESTAYLDFLSQQASKFNAAVGEAEDDDELEEESLLETPLDSMEPYNLFKDTLATMSAQQPQFYQQLTNMLGPEEQQVIKAAVEQADKIKQQQAAAAIQGAADPQANGS, translated from the exons ATGGATGCTGCCGCTCTCAGAAGCCGCATCCAGGCTACCCTCGATGCCAACGCTGAGATCCGGAAGCAGGCAGAGGGTGAACTCAAGGCG GCAGAGGACTCCTCGGGCTTCCTGAACGGCTTGCTGAGCGTCCTCGAGCAAGAGCAAGATGCGAGTGTGCGGCTATCGA CCGCCGTGTACTTCAAGAACCGCGTCAACAAGGGCTGGTCCAAGGTCGAGGACAGCCAGACCACGAGCCCCATCATCTCCGAGGAAGAGAAGACCGTCGTTCGACGTCGTCTCGTCCCAATCATCGCGAGCGCAGCGCCCAACATCCGACCGCAACTCATCGTCGCCCTCCAGAAGATCCTCCACTGCGACTTCCCCAAACAATGGCCCGACTTCGTCTCCATCACCCATCAACTCCTCCACTCGCAGGAGATCCCCTCCATCTTCGCCGGACTGCAGTGTCTGCTCGCGATATGCAGGACGTACAGATTCAAGCTCGGAGACAGCAGGCAGGACTTTGACAAGATTGTGGAAATGACCTTCCCGCAGTTGCTGAACATTGGCAACCAGTTGGTGGATGAGACGAGCTTGGAAGCAGGAGAGATGCTGAGGACGGTGTTGAAGGCGTATAAGCACGCCATATACTTCGAGCTGCCCATGCAGTTGAGATCGCATCAATCGATGGTGGACTGGTGCACACTGTTCTTGAAGATCGTTGCGAAGGCCCCTCCGGAGAACTCGATGATGGAAGATCACGATGAGCGCGAGCTGAACCATTGGTGGAAGTGCAAGAAGTGGTCATACGTGAATCTCAACAGGTTGTTCGTCCGATACGGCAACCCGGCGAGCTTGCAAAAGGGGAACGGCGAGGACTACACAGCTGTCGCTAAGAGCTTCATCGCGAACTTTGCCCCAGAGATCTTGAAAGGCTATCTGGCGCAGATTGAGCTTTGGGTCCAGAAGTCAGTGTGGCTCAGCAAACCCTGCTTGTCATACACATTGGGCTTCATGGATGAGTGCGTCAAGCCAAAGGCTATGTGGGATCATCTGAAACCACACATGCCGGTGCTTATTGAGCACCTCCTATTCCCGGTGCTGTGCCAGACCGACGAGGACCTGGAACAGTTCGAGGAGGAGCCGGCTGAGTACCTCCACCGCAAGCTCAACTTCTACGAAGAGGTTTCAGCTCCGGACGTCGCAGCAACAAATTTTCTCGTTACACTTACGAAGGCGAGGAGAAAGCAGACTTTCGAAGTGCTCACCTTCATCAACAACATCGTCAACAGGTACGAGGCGGCCGCCGACGACCAGAAGAACCCACGCGAGAAGGAAGGAGCTTTGCGAATGATAGGAACCCTTGCAAACGTCATTCTGGGCAAGAAGAGTCCGATCGCAGACCAGGTGGAGTACTTTTTCGTCAGGCATGTGTTCCCGGAGTTCCGCAGCCCTCATGGCTTCTTGCGAGCCCGCGCTTGCGATACGCTCGAGAAGTTCGAATCGCTCGACTTCAAGGACCCAAGCAACCTCACCATCATCTACCGGAACATCCTCGAGTCAATGGCCGACCCTGCTCTCCCTGTGAGAGTCGAAGCCGCCCTTGCACTTCAGCCACTTATCCGACATGACCCTATCCGCCAGATGATGCAACAGAACATCCCTCAGATCATGCAGCAGCTACTCAAGCTCGCCAACGAAGTCGATGTAGATGCTCTGGCAAACGTCATGGAGGATTTCGTCGAAGTCTTCGCCGCGGAACTGACTCCGTTCGCCGTTGCACTGAGCGAACAGCTGCGTGACACCTATGTGCGCATCGTGCGCGAGCTGATCGAACGCCACAGCTCGAAAGAGGGCGATGATGGCTATGGTGACTTCCTGGACGATAAGAGTATTACCGCTCTCGGAGTGCTGCAGACTATTGGCACCCTCATCCTCACACTCGAAAGCACCCCAGACGTCTTGGCACATCTCGAGACAATCCTCATGCCGGTCATCACCATCACACTTGAGCACAAGCTGTACGACTTGTACAACGAAGTGTTTGAGATCATCGACAGCTGTACATTCGCCGCCAAGATCATCTCGCCGACCATGTGGCAAGCCTTCGAGCTGATTCACCGAACATTCAAGTCTGGCGCCGAGCTCTACCTCGAAGATATGCTGCCAGCGCTCGAGAACTTCGTTAACTACGGCTGGAAGACTCTTCTGGAGAACCGAGCGTACCTTGATGCGATTGTGGATATGGTCCGCACTATCTTCAAGGACGAAAAGGTTGGTGGTGTTGACCGCATCTGCGGTTGCAAGCTCGCCGAGATCTTGATGTTGAACCTCAAAGATGGCATCGATAACTACGTTCCCGAGTTCATCTCGCTTGCGATGACTGTTCTCACGAACGATGAGCTCAAGGTCAAGTCGTACAGGATACACCTGATGGAGATGGTTATCAACTCGATCTACTACAACCCTCGACTGGCGCTTGGGGTGCTGGAGGCAAACAACTGGACGAACAAGTTCTTCAGCTTGTGGTTCTCGAGTATCGATGGATTCACGAGGGTGCACGACAAGAAGCTCAGCATTGGTGCGATCACAGCACTACTGACGTTGCGCACTGAAGAAGTACCACAGAGCGTGCAGCAAGGCTGGCCAAGATTGCTGCAGGGCATTGTTCGCTTGTTCCAGACTCTTCCTGCTGCGATGAAGAACAGGGAAGAAGCACAGCGCGAGGAGGACTTTGGTCTAGGCGGTGACTACGATGATGACGAAGAG GAAGAAGACGAGTGGGAAGGTGAAGACTGGGAAGCCGAGGAGAACGAGGAGACGACCGACATCAAGGACGAAAGCACAGCATACCTCGACTTCCTCAGCCAACAAGCGAGCAAGTTCAACGCTGCAGTGGGTGAGGCCGAAGACGACGACGAGCTTGAGGAAGAGAGTTTACTGGAGACGCCACTCGACTCCATGGAGCCCTACAACCTGTTCAAGGACACACTCGCCACCATGTCCGCTCAGCAACCACAGTTCTACCAACAGTTGACCAACATGCTCGGGCCGGAAGAGCAACAAGTCATCAAGGCCGCCGTGGAGCAAGCCGACAAGATCAAGCAGCAACAAGCCGCAGCTGCAATACAAGGCGCCGCCGATCCACAAGCGAACGGCAGTTGA